In Candidatus Desulforudis audaxviator MP104C, a genomic segment contains:
- the plsY gene encoding glycerol-3-phosphate 1-O-acyltransferase PlsY — MSALAVILVIGLSYLVGSVPTGYLIARHVKGIDIRGHGSGNIGATNVWRTLGPGWGLASLVGDTAKGIVAVLLGRAVGVPGLELLTGAAALTGHGWSVFLRFQGGKIIATSLGVLIMLPPVALATAAAVWIAVLALTRYVSLASIIAASSVPLAFALGGVGWRHVLFGLFLALVAVYKHRANIDRLLKGKESRFSFRK; from the coding sequence ATGAGCGCGTTGGCGGTTATTCTGGTGATCGGTCTTAGTTATCTGGTTGGCTCCGTGCCCACCGGCTATCTGATCGCCCGGCACGTGAAGGGAATCGACATCCGCGGCCACGGGAGCGGGAACATCGGGGCCACAAACGTCTGGCGCACACTGGGGCCGGGCTGGGGATTGGCCTCTCTGGTGGGTGACACCGCAAAGGGTATTGTCGCCGTTCTGCTCGGGAGGGCGGTGGGCGTACCGGGCTTGGAGTTGCTCACGGGGGCGGCCGCCCTCACCGGGCACGGGTGGTCGGTGTTCCTGCGCTTCCAGGGCGGCAAGATCATCGCCACCAGCCTGGGGGTGCTGATCATGCTGCCGCCGGTGGCCCTGGCAACGGCTGCCGCCGTCTGGATCGCGGTGTTGGCGTTGACCCGTTACGTGTCCCTGGCGTCGATCATCGCCGCCTCTTCGGTGCCGCTGGCTTTCGCCTTGGGAGGGGTCGGGTGGCGCCACGTCCTGTTTGGTCTCTTCCTGGCTCTGGTGGCCGTTTACAAGCACCGGGCGAACATCGACCGGCTCCTGAAAGGGAAAGAATCCCGGTTCAGTTTCCGCAAGTAG